One region of Salvelinus sp. IW2-2015 linkage group LG6.1, ASM291031v2, whole genome shotgun sequence genomic DNA includes:
- the LOC111965129 gene encoding LOW QUALITY PROTEIN: OTU domain-containing protein 7B-like (The sequence of the model RefSeq protein was modified relative to this genomic sequence to represent the inferred CDS: inserted 5 bases in 4 codons) — translation MTLDMDAVLSDFVRSTGAEPGLARDLLEGKNWDLTAALSDFEQLRQVHAGNLSYSFAEERTYPAPEKEMARVGRPLLHRQEEVLQGETNATEKRLSRGISHASSTIVSLARSHVSSTGNCSSEPLLDTPLCTFQLPDLTVYRDDFRGFIERDLIEQSMMVALEHAGRLNWWTRVGPNCQSLLPLATSGDGNCLLHAASLGSVGFHDRDLMLRKSLYALMDHGQERESLRRRWRWQQTMQNKESGLVYTEEEXAEEWNELLKLASSEXRIHYSTNGSNGTESSEEPVYESLEEFHVFVXAHVLRRPIVVVADTMLRDSGGESFCPHPFGGIYLPLEVPAAKCHRSPLXLAYDQAHFSALVSMEQKGAPKSKAVVIPLTDSEHKMLPVHFAVDPGKDWEWGKDDTDNVMLASVTLSLEAKLQLLHSYMTVTWLPLPCEQAPLAQPESPTASAGEDARTPPDSGESDKESVSSSSNGDAITTAGAASAGGGVSTKNSSSSSSSSSNSSATLTTGMGGKEKPKKEKDKDKKRADSVANKLGSFGKSLGSKLKKNVGGLMTGKNAGGGAKQEGTEKKKSSLRGRKGSKDSSPSAHASEDSGKGSPSSGSERQNGTGGGSRECDPYKYSADVKASLGILRAAMQGERKFIFAGLLTTSNRQPFQEEMIQRYLSDAEERFRVEQEQQRREAERKGSTNGIQQPKKEATMGTEVGYRTYEAKEEPAENSPPTFNHLKSSSFSPSLYSGVVPIPRPTFMDQPPSPAPVPLTQHPHMHGYMETRRQLAGGSPASSYPGLPSYATLPRHCPMAQGPPHPQYHPPQAPVPLSPFRLIPSFAPSYLPEHDPPDYPTSEPVGGGYTNGFRDVRSGLDVPRSGPLPVRHYSLGSAGGLSSLQSSRCRTPSCNYYGHPETGNYCSCCYREELKRRETEPAIHRF, via the exons ATGACCTTGGATATGGACGCAGTCCTGTCCGACTTTGTCCGTTCCACTGGAGCCGAACCAGGACTAGCCAGAGACCTGCTAGAGG GGAAGAATTGGGATCTCACCGCCGCCCTCAGTGACTTTGAACAGCTGCGACAGGTGCATGCTGGGAACCTGTCATACTCTTTTGCTGAGGAGAGGACGTACCCAGCCCCGGAGAAGGAGATGGCCAGGGTGGGACGGCCCCTTCTGCACCGTCAAGAGGAGGTGCTGCAAGGTGAGACCAATG CCACAGAGAAGCGTCTATCGAGAGGCATCTCCCATGCCAGCTCTACCATCGTGTCCCTGGCACGGTCACACGTCTCCAGTACTGGCAACTGTAGTAGTGAGCCCCTTCTGGACACTCCGTTGTGCACATTCCAGCTGCCCGACCTTACTGTGTACCGGGACGACTTCCGCGGCTTCATCGAGAGGGACCTCATTGAGCAATCTATGATGGTGGCCCTAGAGCACGCCG GCCGACTCAATTGGTGGACACGGGTGGGACCTAACTGTCAGAGTCTATTGCCATTGGCAACGAGTGGGGACGGAAACTGCCTGTTGCATGCAGCGTCATTGG GTAGTGTGGGCTTTCATGACCGCGACCTGATGCTGCGGAAGTCTCTATATGCGCTGATGGACCACGGCCAGGAGAGGGAGTCGCTGAGACGCAGGTGGAGGTGGCAGCAGACCATGCAGAATAAAGAG TCTGGTCTGGTGTACACAGAGGAGGA TGCAGAAGAGTGGAATGAGCTGCTAAAACTGGCCTCCAGTG CTAGGATACACTACAGCACCAATGGCAGCAATGG GACGGAGTCATCAGAGGAGCCTGTGTACGAGAGTCTGGAGGAGTTCCACGTGTTCG CTGCCCATGTCCTGAGGAGGCCCATAGTAGTGGTGGCAGACACCATGCTCAGGGACTCTGGAGGAGAG AGCTTTTGCCCCCATCCATTCGGAGGGATCTATCTGCCCCTGGAGGTGCCAGCTGCCAAGTGCCATCGCTCGCCCT GTCTGGCGTACGACCAGGCCCACTTCTCTGCCCTCGTCTCCATGGAGCAGAAGGGCGCGCCAAAGAGCAAGG CAGTTGTGATCCCTCTCACTGACTCGGAACACAAAATGCTGCCTGTACACTTTGCAGTGGACCCTGGGAAGGACTGGGAATGGGGCAAGGATGACACAGATAATGTCATGTTGGCAAG TGTGACCCTGTCCCTGGAGGCAAAACTCCAGCTGCTACACAGCTACATGACTGTCACCTGGCTGCCCCTGCCCTGTGAG CAGGCACCTTTGGCYCAGCCCGAGTCCCCCACCGCCTCTGCAGGAGAGGACGCCCGCACCCCTCCCGACTCAGGAGAATCCGACAAGGAGTCGGTCAGCAGCAGCTCCAACGGTGATGCAATAACGACAGCAGGGGCGGCCAGCGCAGGTGGAGGTGTGTCGACTAAGAacagctcctcttcctccagctcGTCCAGTAACAGCTCGGCAACATTGACGACGGGTATGGGGGGAAAGGAAAAGCCCAAGAAGGAGAAAGACAAAGACAAGAAGAGGGCTGACTCTGTGGCAAACAAGCTGGGCAGCTTCGGCAAGAGCCTGGGCAGCAAGCTGAAAAAGAACGTGGGCGGGCTGATGACGGGGAAGAATGCAGGAGGCGGGGCCAAGCAGGAGGgcacagagaagaagaaaagttCGCTGAGGGGGCGGAAGGGCAGCAAGGACAGCTCGCCTTCGGCCCACGCCTCCGAGGACTCTGGGAAGGGCTCGCCGTCGTCGGGTAGCGAGCGTCAGAATGGCACGGGCGGCGGAAGCAGAGAGTGTGACCCATATAAGTACAGTGCCGACGTGAAGGCGAGCCTGGGCATCCTGCGGGCGGccatgcagggagagagaaagttcaTCTTTGCTGGCCTGCTCACCACCAGCAACCGCCAGCCCTTCCAGGAGGAGATGATCCAGCGCTACCTGTCTGACGCTGAGGAGCGCTTCCGGGTAGAGCAGGAGCAGCAGCGGAGAGAGGCAGAGCGGAAAGGAAGCACCAACGGCATCCAGCAGCCAAAGAAGGAGGCAACGATGGGCACAGAGGTGGGCTACCGCACTTATGAAGCGAAAGAAGAGCCGGCTGAGAACTCACCGCCCACATTCAACCACCTCAAGTCGTCTTCGTTCAGCCCCTCGCTCTACTCTGGCGTGGTGCCCATCCCCCGGCCAACCTTCATGGATCAGCCGCCCTCCCCGGCCCCCGTCCCGCTTACTCAGCACCCACACATGCACGGCTACATGGAGACGCGGCGCCAGCTTGCAGGCGGCTCCCCAGCCTCGTCTTATCCCGGTCTGCCTTCCTACGCCACCCTCCCCCGCCACTGCCCCATGGCGCAGGGCCCCCCTCACCCCCAGTACCACCCCCCGCAGGCACCGGTACCCCTCAGCCCCTTTCGCCTCATCCCCTCTTTCGCACCCTCATACCTCCCCGAGCACGACCCTCCAGACTACCCCACCTCAGAGCCTGTAGGCGGGGGCTACACTAACGGATTCCGGGACGTGCGCTCCGGCCTGGATGTTCCTCGCAGCGGGCCTCTCCCGGTCAGGCACTACTCCCTGGGCAGCGCCGGAGGCCTGTCCAGCCTCCAGTCCAGCCGCTGCCGGACGCCCAGCTGCAACTACTACGGACACCCCGAGACGGGCAACTACTGCTCCTGCTGCTACCGAGAGGAGCTGAAGAGGAGGGAAACGGAGCCGGCCATCCACAGGTTCTGA